ggttcgaatcccatcacagcagatggtgaaatttaaattcaattaaaagtctgatgatgaccatgaaaccattgttgattgtcgtaaaaacccatctggttcactgatgtcctttaaggatggaaatctgccgtccttaactggtctggcctacatgtaacccacagcaatgtggttgactctcaaatgccctgtgaaatggagggcagttggggatgggcaataaatgctgtcccagttggtgacgcccacaccccgttaaaaatgaatttaaaaattagactggtctgtttgtgttttgtgtatctcatgtattcatagaatctctacagtgcagaacgaggcctttcagaccaccccacccaggctattcccgtaaccccacatatttaccccgctaatctccctaacttacatatcttgggacagaaaggggcaaccacctaacctgaacatctttggagagtgggagggaaccggagcacccggaggaaacccacacagacatgaggagaatgtgcaaactccatacagacaggtaaccaaggccacaatcgaacccaggtccctggtgctgtgaggcaggagtactaaccactgtgccatccatgtaATTCTTTGTAAACTGATTTTGCAGGAAATTGAAGAGAAGGATCTGCAGTCTGGATGATCGAATCTCACGTCTGACAGAGTCAATCGGTTCATCGGGATCTGAAAATTTGTGcatctgaagggatttaattgacCATCTCAGCAGGAAGCTGGTGAGAATCCGTTCATCTGCTCCTCCTGTGGGGAGGGATTGATacagctggaaaacatgctgacacgacagcgagctcgcaatagtgagagttcattcacctgctccatgtgtgggaagaaattcatgtgttcgtccaacctgctggctcaccaactcgatcacattgatgagaagcctcttcaaagctctgattctggggacagtgtcgagacctctgaggaacaggcccaacaccagctccttcacactgacaagagaccgttcagctgctcccactgcgggaagaggttcagccagtcctcccgccttgcagagcaccagctccttcacacacacgagagaccgttcagctgctctcactgtggggagtcgttcagcgactcagtgcatctcactgagcaccaacaagttcacaccaaggacaggccattcagctgctcccagtgtgggaagagattcactcagtcctcccactgcaccgttcaccaactggttcattttcagaagagacattttaaatgctttaaatgtgagaagaccttcaaaagaaggattagtctgctgagacaccagggcactcacactggggagaagccgtacccctgttctgtttgtgggaagagattcgctcattcatctcatcttctgacacacaagcgagttcacactggggagaggcctttcctctgctccctgtgtgggaagagattcactcgatttTCACGCCTTTTGACACACaagagtattcacactggagggaAACCATTCACCTCCTCAATGTGTAGAAAGGAAGAAGTTCAATCAACTGAccagctgacacaccagcaagttcacactggggagaagctgttcacctgctcggtgtgtgggaaggaattcactcggtcTTACTATCTTCTGaggcaccggcgagttcacactgggaagaggccattcctctgctccatgtgtgggaagaggTTTCCTCGTTCATCCCAGCTTGTGATACACGAAcgtgttcacacaggggagaggccttaCGCTTGCCCTGTGTGCGGGAAAGCATTTGCTTCTTTACAACACCTGCTGAGACATCGGcctgttcacaccggggagagggcgttcatctgctccaagtgtgggaaggcttTCACGGAGTCATCCAGCCTCCGGACACACCGCCgcactcacacaggggagaagccgttctcctgctccatttgtggcaagagattcactcagtcgtctggcctgctgagacaccaatacattcacacaggggagaggccgttcacctgctctgtgtgtgggaagggattcattgattcatcctgcctgcagagacaccagcgagttcacaccggggagagaccgttcacctgctctgtgtgtgggaagggatacactcaggtatccagcctgcagagacaccagcgagttcacactggggcaaaaccgttcaactgctccatgtgtgggaagggatttactcagtattacagcctgctgaaacatagaCGACTTCATGTGTGATCGGCAAcgttggattctgttgtttctgcgccctgagataaacaataacaattggatgaataggggaggcagcggcacagtggaattatcactggactcagggtaaggctctggggacccaggttcaaatcccaccacaggcaatggtgaaatttgaattcaattaaaatcttcaattaaaagtctaatgacaaaccTTAACCATTGTTGATCGTCGTCAAAACCACTCTGGTTCAGTCatgtcctttaagaaaggaaccctgctgtccttacctggtctggcctacatgtgactccagacccacagcaatgtggttgactctcaaatgccttctgaaatggaggcagttagagatgggaaagaaatgctggcccagccagtgacgcctatatccagtaaaaatgaatttttaaaaagatcctcagtatctcggtaacctcctccagccccacaacactctgtgtaaatacaagttgttgatgattaTGCCCTGAGATAGAAAATGTGAAACCGATTCCCCTCGTCCACCAACACAGCAACTTCTTCATAAAAattgaagcacatgggattggggcgaATGTATTGAGATTGAAAActtgttggcagacaggaaatagagtaagattaaacaggtctttttccaactggcaggcagtgattattggggtaatgcaggatcagtgctgagaccccagcCAGTCACCTGCCATGGGTCTTCTGTTTTTTCCCCCCGTTTACAATgtatcatttttaaattgttgcttcTTAATATTCTAATTTAAAACCATGGATAAGCTCAAACCACTTTTGGATAACCTGTGACTCCCTGATCAAGAATCTTACCGACCACTGCATGCTATTCTGGTCACCGTGTTATAAAAAAGATATCTCTGCACTGGAGAAGCGTACAGAGATGATTTTTAATGATGATATCAGAAAcgtagaaagcagctcaccaccaccttctcaaggtcaatcagaggttagcaataaatgctggccaagctcgcgatgtccacatcccataaatgatttttaaactgtgtgtttggttatctatcaggaaaggattgacacgcTCACGCTTTCTTGAAAAattaaggctgagggggaacctaaTAGAGGGCTTCAAAATTATAAAAGGTTTTGAaataatgtttcctcttgtgcagAAGGGCAAAACTGGAGACCATCAATACAAGACAGTCGCCAAGAAACCCAATAGGAAATCCAAGataaatttctccacccaaagaatggtgagaatatggaaatcATGACCACAGGGAGTGAAATGAACAGTATCGATGTCTTTCAGGGGAAGCTCAACAAGTATTTGTGTAACTCATTCAGGATTTATTTCAAAAAAACTAAGAACAATAAGGTGACAGGAGATATTTTGAGGCatctgagagtctgtgtgtgtgtgtgagggtgtctgtgagtgtgtgtgtgtgagggtgtctgtgagtgtgtgtgtgagggtgtctgtgagtgtctgtgttacttCTCATTGGTTTCATACCAACCTTCCTCTTTCTGAGCAGACATTCTGGCCCCTGATAAACCCATTGAGTGATTTGAATGGTACAATTCAGAGATTCTTCATCCAGGGTGAAACCACAGGCTGACTGTGTGCTGTGTAAAACCAGACATCTACACAACCTAATCCCACCTCTCCTGGAACAACGTGAAGTGACTACAATTTTCCAGATTGATTTCTTTGCTCTCAATATTCTTTCAGATAGTTCATAAATTCCATGAGTACGTTATCTTTTAACACCCCTATGGTGTCCAGTTTAAATACTTTCCTCAGTCTGACCAACATATAGCAATGGGATTGCTGCTATTACAGGAATCCATTCTGTAAATCTGATTCCTGGCTCTCTGGAGTAATGCATTGATCCAGACCTTCCCACTCAACACCAATCCATATCCCCAtctgagttccagattttaataTGATTTCTCAAAACacaggcagcagggtggcacagtgatcagcagtgccagggacccgagttcaattctggcctcaggtgttacaaggaagcttacattaacactgcaatgaagttactgtgaaaatcccctagtcgtcacgcttggcgcctgttcaggtgcactgaaggagaatttagcacggccaatgcagcgaagcagcatgtctttcggactgtgggaggaaacctgagcacccagaggaaacccatgcagctacagagagaacgtgcaaactccacacagtcacccaagactggaattgaaccggatccctggcactctgaggtagcagtgctaaccactgtgccacagctctctgtgtggagtttgcacgttctccctgtgtctgcatgggtttgctcagagtgctccaatttcatcccacactccaaagatgtgcaggttaggtggattggccatggcaaattgcctcttagtgtatgGGTTGGGggaattaatagggtaaatacatgtcacACAAAATCCTTCTTCATCTCAAACTATAAATCTCTGTCCCCACAGACTCCCTCcttcctaaagtaaagtttatttataagtcacaagtaaggcttacattaacactgcaatgaagttactgtgaaattcccctaattgccaccatccggcgcctgttcgggtcaatgcacctaatcagcatgtctttcagactgtgggaggaaactggagcacctggaggaaactcatgcaggcctATTGATacgattctctgcccactgaggtggtggaggctacctcgctgaatatgtttaaagcgcggatggatggattcctgatcggtaagggaattaagggttatggggatcaggcgggtaagtggtactgatccacgtcagatcagccatgaccttattgaatggcggggcaggctcgaggggctagatggcctactcctgctcctatttcttatgttcttatgttcttatgattgattGTAACACTATCCTCCACCTTTTTCCCCAGTtctcctcccctgaaggtgctgactctcgggATCAGTTTCACACTCACCTGCTGCCTTCCCCAATGTCACCCAAGTGTCTAAATCTTTCCACCTGAAGTTAACAAACTGCTTTGTAAAGGggacatcccaatccaatccagtgactcCCCACATGTACTTTGTGTCAGGGTGGGGTCACtgcgccccccactcccactttccATCACAGTCCCAGGAGTTTAGAGACTGGGCTCCGGATGAGTAATGGCGGCCGCAGCTCCCACAATCGCCCACGATGGAGAAACCGCTCTATCCACCACGCGGGCGGGCCGCattggagaggggaag
Above is a window of Mustelus asterias unplaced genomic scaffold, sMusAst1.hap1.1 HAP1_SCAFFOLD_528, whole genome shotgun sequence DNA encoding:
- the LOC144486943 gene encoding uncharacterized protein LOC144486943, whose translation is MLTRQRARNSESSFTCSMCGKKFMCSSNLLAHQLDHIDEKPLQSSDSGDSVETSEEQAQHQLLHTDKRPFSCSHCGKRFSQSSRLAEHQLLHTHERPFSCSHCGESFSDSVHLTEHQQVHTKDRPFSCSQCGKRFTQSSHCTVHQLVHFQKRHFKCFKCEKTFKRRISLLRHQGTHTGEKPYPCSVCGKRFAHSSHLLTHKRVHTGERPFLCSLCGKRFTRFSRLLTHKSIHTGGKPFTSSMCRKEEVQSTDQLTHQQVHTGEKLFTCSVCGKEFTRSYYLLRHRRVHTGKRPFLCSMCGKRFPRSSQLVIHERVHTGERPYACPVCGKAFASLQHLLRHRPVHTGERAFICSKCGKAFTESSSLRTHRRTHTGEKPFSCSICGKRFTQSSGLLRHQYIHTGERPFTCSVCGKGFIDSSCLQRHQRVHTGERPFTCSVCGKGYTQVSSLQRHQRVHTGAKPFNCSMCGKGFTQYYSLLKHRRLHV